The proteins below come from a single Eucalyptus grandis isolate ANBG69807.140 chromosome 3, ASM1654582v1, whole genome shotgun sequence genomic window:
- the LOC120285968 gene encoding uncharacterized protein LOC120285968 — MVVRRASFLVRSKGASRVVRDLQPILPAARTRQDIIRLGSMTLSPNQFKEAVEPLYVLLAAKRCVQIDSVEKDPVILDLQDVHSTTGPLGTGIAEQSTMQREVLEFSMSGLSCAEKVGLDMSLVSDLTGLHSVETDMHRLPIIPSLVYPNFRFSTQSALSDFMGDLVRNSKITINSDGRVLIAASGAEMKDLLSVVAEFYLLRNLTQGRKLLMPVPYDNNHLICLETAKEEVDKIVVTDAPLLFPPGQLALAALRHANEVHRVLDYERLKATQLFFYETNNKNYLP, encoded by the exons ATGGTTGTCCGCCGAGCCTCGTTCTTGGTCAGGAGCAAGGGCGCGAGCAGAGTCGTCAGG GATCTTCAGCCAATTTTGCCTGCTGCTAGGACAAGACAAGACATTATAAGATTGGGATCCATGACCCTCAGTCCTAATCAATTCAAGGAGGCAGTGGAACCCCTATATGTACTGTTAGCAGCAAAGCGGTGTGTGCAGATTGATTCTGTGGAGAAAGATCCCGTGATTCTAGATTTGCAAG ATGTCCACTCAACTACTGGGCCCCTAGGCACCGGAATTGCCGAACAATCCACCATGCAGAGAGAAGTCCTTGAGTTTAGCATGTCTGGATTGAGTTGTGCTGAAAAGGTTGGACTAGATATGTCTCTAGTATCTGATTTAACGGGTCTTCACTCAGTGGAAACTGACATGCATCGCCTGCCCATCATTCCTTCTCTCGTCTACCCTAACTTTCGATTTTCCACTCAGAGCGCTCTCTCAGATTTTATGGGAGATTTGGTCCGAAATTCAAAAATAACCATTAACTCCGATGGTAGAGTCTTGATCGCAGCTAGTGGGGCTGAGATGAAGGATCTCCTCTCAGTTGTAGCGGAGTTTTACCTATTGAGGAACTTAACTCAAGGGAGAAAGCTTTTGATGCCAGTTCCTTATGACAACAACCACCTCATATGCTTA GAAACTGCAAAAGAGGAGGTAGACAAAATTGTGGTTACTGATGCACCACTTCTCTTTCCTCCTGGACAG CTGGCATTGGCGGCTTTGCGTCATGCTAATGAGGTGCATAGAGTTCT